In the Colletotrichum lupini chromosome 1, complete sequence genome, one interval contains:
- a CDS encoding acetyltransferase translates to MPPYTVQPVTLADSPALARNNMSAFWTNPNWNLLWPKSTTLDFLVAEATKRMPNNLLRDPAALRHQKAVDSDTGELVGYARWELPAGHRDAAAWAGSKIAEDAVSPEERRAIQERSDAAWWEPIDMDGIDDCVPQKMRVLAEKPYISLDYLAVHPDHKGKGIATILVQEGIRLAEETGIDIFILAFPAGLNVYKRLGFKEVHRGYQDDTKYGGEGYWVTLLTYEVKKTNSA, encoded by the exons ATGCCACCCTACACAGTCCAACCCGTAACCCTCGCCGACAGCCCCGCCCTAGCCCGCAACAACATGTCCGCCTTCTGGACAAACCCAAACTGGAACCTCCTCTGGCCCAAATCCACAACCCTCGACTTCCTCGTCGCCGAAGCCACAAAGCGCATGCCAAACAACCTCCTGCGCGACCCCGCCGCCCTGCGCCACCAAAAGGCCGTCGACTCCGACACGGGCGAGCTCGTAGGCTACGCGCGCTGGGAGCTGCCGGCCGGCCACCGGGATGCGGCGGCGTGGGCCGGCTCCAAGATTGCAGAGGATGCGGTGAGCCCGGAGGAGAGGAGGGCGATTCAAGAGCGCTCTGATGCGGCGTGGTGGGAGCCGATCGATATGGACGGCATTGATGATTGCGTTCCGCAGAAGATGCGGGTTTTGGCCGAGAAGCCGTACATCA GCCTCGACTACCTTGCTGTCCATCCCGACCACAAAGGCAAGGGAATAGCCACCATCCTCGTCCAGGAGGGCATTCGTCTCGCCGAGGAGACGGGGATCGATATCTTCATCCTAGCTTTCCCGGCCGGCCTGAACGTGTACAAGAGACTGGGCTTCAAAGAGGTTCACCGCGGTTACCAGGACGACACCAAGTACGGCGGTGAGGGTTATTGGGTGACGCTGTTGACGTATGAAGTCAAGAAGACAAACAGCGCGTAG
- a CDS encoding DEAD/DEAH box helicase: MYARYVPSKKKEAQAPVEASAPPPPPAPEPSAIPASEPVVTEGTTAAVPYARFVPSKKPRTSILSAAPTEPDVLSLATKRKHEEPLEAVDTPVKKKKSRKSETGAALNEEETSPKKSEKSESKDTKSEKKQNKKRGSEVEAPEGEDAKEKKDRKKKKKDREQDEDAEDDAVDRRHKDVLAKATKYLKKSAELIAKNEAADKMDVDEEEEKEEEYDLVPLPQPEPTALDKSKPSYETLPPWLAAPIRVAPDTRTPFADIGINPKAAQILESKGFKDAFAVQTAALPLLLPSCKHRQGDVLVAAATGSGKTLAYALPIVRDISQGAVTRLRALVVLPTRELVKQAQEVFELCASAFDGREQKRVRIGISIGSQQLKHEQASLIEKRERYDPEAYRVAHQRELEAWKDVEDTATEDGDAAVTKPIAGSLPDHIVDYTSKVDVLICTPGRLVEHINLTPGFSLDYVRWMVVDEADKLLAQSFQGWLDTVMPKLSTNKFSARDFPDSNLSGVRKVVLSATLTRDLSLLSGLQLRRPQLIVLEGKQADSTTSIAEHTLPTLLKESAIRVHDANLKPLYLIDLLLDGHLMSETTSKTASESPAEDDAISSSDDSSDSDSSSDSGSDSDSDSSSDASSTAAAATTSKSSTKPFTTTALIFTKSNESALRLSRLISLLHPSLAPSIATLTSTQKTSDRRRALRAFAARRLRLLVASDLVARGIDLPLLDNVINYDLPASAAGYVHRVGRTARAGRAGAAWTLVEDGESGWFWGKIAKPSSGIRRAEKVDRLRIGDPDSGGFEEERVQKYEEALEKLGKEAGEARRQR; the protein is encoded by the coding sequence ATGTACGCTCGTTACGTCCCATCAAAAAAGAAGGAGGCTCAGGCGCCTGTCGAAGCTTCGGCGCCGCCTCCTCCCCCAGCTCCAGAACCATCCGCGATACCAGCTAGCGAGCCAGTCGTGACTGAAGGTACCACCGCGGCCGTTCCGTATGCACGATTCGTACCGTCCAAGAAACCTCGCACCTCAATTTTGAGTGCAGCACCGACAGAACCTGACGTCCTGTCCCTGGCGACGAAGCGCAAACATGAAGAGCCGCTCGAGGCCGTAGATACCCCcgtcaagaagaagaagtcaAGAAAGTCGGAAACTGGTGCTGCATTAAACGAAGAAGAGACGTCACCAAAAAAGTCTGAGAAATCGGAGTCAAAAGACACCAAGTCGGAAAAGAAGCAAAATAAGAAGCGCGGATCTGAGGTCGAGGCTCCAGAAGGGGAGGATGCCAAGGAAAAGAAGGAtaggaaaaagaagaagaaggaccgCGAACAGGATGAGGACGCAGAGGATGACGCTGTCGACAGACGACACAAGGACGTCCTGGCTAAGGCTACAAAGTACTTGAAAAAGTCAGCAGAACTAATCGCCAAGAATGAAGCCGCGGACAAAATGGACgtggacgaggaagaggagaaggAAGAAGAATACGACTTGGTGCCCCTTCCACAACCCGAACCGACCGCCCTCGATAAATCGAAACCATCTTACGAGACGCTGCCACCATGGCTCGCCGCCCCGATCCGCGTAGCTCCCGACACACGGACACCCTTTGCAGATATTGGTATCAACCCGAAAGCAGCACAGATTCTCGAGTCAAAGGGGTTCAAGGACGCTTTTGCTGTTCAGACGGCCGCTCTTCCCTTGCTTCTGCCGTCTTGCAAGCATCGCCAGGGGGATGTCCTCGTTGCCGCAGCCACTGGTTCCGGTAAGACCCTGGCATACGCTTTGCCCATCGTGCGCGACATCAGCCAAGGCGCCGTGACGAGGCTGCGGGCTCTGGTCGTTTTGCCGACGCGTGAGTTGGTCAAGCAGGCCCAGGAGGTATTTGAGCTTTGCGCCAGCGCATTCGATGGCCGAGAGCAGAAGAGAGTGCGCATCGGCATTTCCATTGGTAGTCAGCAGTTGAAGCATGAGCAAGCCAGTCTCATCGAAAAGAGGGAGAGGTACGACCCTGAAGCGTATCGTGTCGCACACCAAAGGGAATTGGAGGCATGGAAGGATGTTGAAGACACCGCAACAGAAGATGGAGATGCAGCAGTAACTAAGCCGATCGCCGGGTCTCTTCCGGATCACATTGTCGACTACACATCCAAGGTCGACGTCCTAATCTGCACCCCCGGAAGGCTCGTCGAGCACATCAACCTGACCCCCGGCTTCTCACTAGACTATGTGCGCTGGATGGTTGTCGACGAAGCCGACAAGCTCCTCGCTCAGAGTTTCCAGGGCTGGCTGGATACCGTCATGCCCAAGCTCAGCACCAACAAATTCAGCGCTCGCGACTTCCCCGACTCAAATCTGAGCGGCGTGCGCAAAGTCGTCCTCAGTGCCACTCTGACGCGAGACCTTAGCTTGCTGAGTGGGCTACAACTCCGTAGGCCGCAGCTCATCGTCTTGGAAGGCAAACAAGCCGACAGCACGACATCTATTGCCGAGCATACCCTGCCCACTCTGCTCAAGGAGTCGGCCATCAGAGTACACGACGCTAACCTCAAGCCGCTCTACCTCATCGACCTCCTTCTCGACGGCCACCTCATGTCCGAGACCACGTCCAAGACGGCTTCCGAGTCGCCCGCGGAAGACGACGCCATATCTTCATCAGACGATTCCTCAGACTCCGATTCCTCCTCAGACTCAGGTTCCGACTCGGACTCAGACAGCTCCTCAGACGCCAGCTCAACAGCTGCCGCTGCCACCACATCCAAATCTTCCACAAAACCCTTCACAACAACAGCCCTCATCTTCACCAAATCAAACGAATCCGCCCTCCGCCTCTCCCGCCTCATCTCTCTCCTCCACCCCTCTCTGGCCCCGTCCATCGCAACCCTCACCTCAACCCAAAAGACCTCGGACCGCCGCCGCGCCCTCCGCGCCTTCGCCGCccgccgcctccgcctcctcgTCGCCTCCGACCTCGTCGCCCGCGGTatcgatcttcccctcctcgaCAACGTCATCAACTACGACCTACCCGCCAGCGCCGCCGGCTACGTCCATCGCGTTGGCCGTACCGCGCGTGCTGGCCGCGCCGGCGCCGCCTGGACGCTGGTTGAAGACGGCGAGAGTGGTTGGTTCTGGGGTAAAATTGCCAAGCCGAGCAGCGGGATCCGTCGCGCGGAGAAGGTTGATCGTCTGCGTATCGGAGACCCCGACAGCGGCGGGTTCGAGGAGGAGAGAGTGCAGAAGTATGAGGAGGCGTTGGAGAAGTTGGGCAAGGAGGCCGGTGAAGCCAGGAGGCAAAGATAG